One segment of Solanum stenotomum isolate F172 chromosome 1, ASM1918654v1, whole genome shotgun sequence DNA contains the following:
- the LOC125863985 gene encoding uncharacterized protein LOC125863985 codes for MEGDQDLKFVCKWCNKKYPCGKSLGGHIKSHAVDEKFETAKLKKMESWNISSGKNQSSGIPSGYVLRENPKKTWRVEADSNLYCSDSPKIMTHNPTFEESDMQLNTAPLPQERVCQQCGKCFPSMKALCGHMACHSEKDKGSLKYDDDDDDDNSWTSSDHSHSDTEAGELISQSYRSKTTKRYNKIVVKSNNYYCSSSVFEIDQVQEQEELAKCLIMLSRDSRSWNGVNSLVETSDNNSAILETKPSSSDLRNNARKNGVKRVYNQDEKLRMKKEGDRITKVDMLEAETQSENSDSDYYLGQNGNVESDGSVERFVGNGKGKWSTSKMSFQAWLDEHRMDEKKGIRRIKQYITESSKDLGKKFERDGYGLASNSYICESKKRMTDRYNDLEIRNDSKKMKFGVKSPEGYKNDIHKTRKYECLNCKKVFSSYQALGGHRPCHKKVHDYSESTYETGENSVGADHNDPKCTKIGKYRDVFRNKKQVVPSQDLPYEPEKKIKPKKSKGHKCPFCYRMFKSGQALGGHKRSHFINGGDQENFNQQSSAVKSEVADLLDLNLPAPVDEEDEEHARFMSW; via the coding sequence ATGGAAGGAGATCAAGATTTGAAGTTTGTGTGCAAGTGGTGTAACAAGAAGTATCCATGTGGGAAGTCACTTGGAGGTCACATAAAGTCTCATGCAGTTGATGAAAAATTTGAAACGGCTaagttgaaaaagatggaatcTTGGAATATTAGTAGTGGGAAGAATCAATCCAGTGGGATTCCTTCTGGTTATGTTCTTAGAGAGAATCCCAAGAAAACTTGGAGGGTTGAAGCGGATTCTAATCTATATTgttcggactctccaaaaataatGACACACAATCCTACTTTTGAAGAATCTGACATGCAGCTGAACACCGCACCGCTGCCTCAAGAAAGAGTGTGTCAACAATGTGGGAAGTGCTTTCCATCCATGAAAGCGTTGTGTGGTCATATGGCTTGTCATTCAGAAAAAGATAAAGGGAGCTTGAAATATGACGATGACGACGACGATGATAACTCATGGACTAGTAGTGATCATAGCCATTCAGATACTGAAGCTGGTGAGCTGATCAGTCAGAGTTATAGATCAAAGACTACTAAGAGGTACAACAAAATTGTAGTTAAGTCgaataattattattgttcGTCTTCTGTGTTTGAGATTGATCAAGTTCAAGAACAAGAAGAATTAGCCAAGTGTTTGATAATGTTGTCAAGGGATTCTAGGTCTTGGAATGGTGTTAATTCACTTGTGGAGACTTCTGATAACAATTCTGCTATTTTAGAGACTAAACCGTCGTCTAGTGACTTGAGGAATAATGCTAGAAAGAACGGTGTTAAACGTGTATACAATCAAGATGAAAAGCTTCGAATGAAGAAAGAAGGAGACAGAATTACGAAGGTTGATATGTTGGAAGCTGAAACTCAATCCGAGAACTCTGATTCAGACTACTACTTAGGCCAAAATGGGAATGTTGAATCAGATGGCTCTGTTGAGAGGTTCGTAGGAAATGGTAAAGGAAAATGGAGTACCTCTAAAATGAGTTTTCAAGCTTGGTTAGACGAGCATAGGATGGACGAGAAAAAGGGGATAAGAAGAATCAAACAATATATAACAGAGTCAAGTAAGGATTTGGGTAAGAAATTTGAACGCGATGGTTATGGATTAGCCTCAAATTCGTATATATGTGAATCAAAAAAGAGAATGACAGATCGATATAATGATCTAGAGATAAGGAATGACTCCAAGAAGATGAAGTTTGGTGTTAAAAGTCCTGAAGGATACAAAAATGATATCCATAAGACGAGAAAATATGAGTGCTTGAACTGCAAGAAGGTGTTTAGCTCATATCAGGCACTTGGTGGACATAGACCGTGCCACAAAAAGGTCCACGATTATTCTGAATCGACATATGAAACTGGTGAGAATAGCGTTGGTGCTGATCATAATGATCCTAAATGCACAAAAATTGGCAAGTATAGGGACGTTTTTCGCAACAAAAAACAAGTAGTTCCTTCTCAAGATTTGCCTTATGAACCTGAGAAAAAGATTAAACCGAAGAAATCCAAAGGACACAAATGTCCGTTTTGCTATAGGATGTTTAAGTCTGGCCAAGCTTTAGGAGGCCACAAAAGGTCACATTTTATTAATGGTGGTGATCAGGAGAATTTCAATCAACAATCTTCAGCTGTAAAGAGCGAAGTTGCTGATTTACTCGATCTTAATCTTCCTGCTCCGGTAGATGAGGAGGACGAAGAGCATGCTCGATTCATGTCTTGGTAG